In Cicer arietinum cultivar CDC Frontier isolate Library 1 chromosome 1, Cicar.CDCFrontier_v2.0, whole genome shotgun sequence, one DNA window encodes the following:
- the LOC101507633 gene encoding uncharacterized protein: MGNCLKMNQISSSKDENEKVSKRVEKMKTLSSTKLEKAKRENNMKKKVRFKIQDGKGSDGNSTSGFMRIRLVVSKEELKRVLSNKNVENAAKNTSLMELLNDMKLREKSVSKIEEIDGGLNSWRPGLDSIPEDYSMKL; encoded by the coding sequence ATGGGAAATTGCCTAAAAATGAACCAAATATCATCATCAAAAGATGAGAATGAAAAAGTTAGTAAGAGAGTTGAGAAGATGAAGACACTTTCATCAACCAAGTTGGAAAAGGCAAAGAGAGAAAACAACATGAAGAAAAAGGTAAGGTTCAAAATACAAGATGGTAAAGGAAGTGATGGTAATTCTACAAGTGGCTTTATGAGGATTAGGTTGGTAGTGAGCAAGGAAGAGTTGAAAAGGGTGTTGAGCAATAAGAATGTTGAGAATGCTGCTAAGAACACTTCGTTGATGGAGTTGCTAAATGATATGAAGTTGAGAGAAAAAAGTGTCTCTAAGATTGAAGAAATTGATGGGGGGTTGAATTCTTGGAGGCCGGGTTTAGATAGCATTCCAGAGGATTATTCGATGAAGTTATAG